A genomic region of Azoarcus sp. KH32C contains the following coding sequences:
- the mdcG gene encoding malonate decarboxylase holo-[acyl-carrier-protein] synthase, producing MRTMRRHDLVWLDPAFPLADFGVTEDHRAELGDWIARGLPLVVGRQLGQPGGVRLGFTLSGTGARRRVEVRAPREAIVAHCAPFLLEALVDHAPEGWQTSLNALALALRQAGMPSRAYGSLVTQAFTGEPCLRKDSDIDLLIDCGNHDEVLAALAILQAHGDGAPRLDGELRMSNGWAVAWRELANALACGGQLLAKSDDDVRLISAEDFFGVPSPPGAVHGNPGHHAAAAVLPA from the coding sequence ATGAGGACCATGCGACGCCACGACCTCGTCTGGCTCGATCCGGCCTTTCCGCTCGCGGACTTCGGCGTCACCGAGGACCACCGCGCGGAACTCGGCGACTGGATCGCGCGCGGCCTGCCGCTCGTCGTCGGGCGCCAGCTCGGGCAGCCCGGCGGCGTGCGCCTCGGCTTCACGCTGTCGGGCACCGGCGCGCGCCGGCGGGTCGAGGTACGTGCGCCGCGTGAGGCCATCGTCGCGCATTGCGCGCCCTTCCTGCTGGAGGCTTTGGTCGATCATGCGCCCGAAGGCTGGCAGACGTCTCTGAACGCCCTCGCCCTCGCCCTGCGGCAGGCCGGGATGCCATCTCGCGCCTATGGCTCGCTGGTCACTCAGGCCTTCACGGGCGAGCCCTGCCTTCGCAAGGACAGCGACATCGATCTGCTGATCGACTGCGGCAATCACGACGAAGTCTTGGCGGCGCTCGCCATCCTGCAAGCACACGGCGACGGAGCGCCCCGGCTGGACGGCGAGCTGCGCATGTCCAACGGCTGGGCGGTCGCATGGCGCGAGCTCGCGAACGCCCTCGCGTGCGGCGGACAATTGCTCGCCAAGTCCGACGACGACGTGCGACTCATCAGCGCCGAAGACTTCTTCGGCGTGC